A window from Gemmatimonadaceae bacterium encodes these proteins:
- a CDS encoding universal stress protein — MTAFVNAAPRVQYHGLGEGWPHGILVASDGRTPADAALRAARHLAPMGSFGVLSVIPSNTSTTPFDARVDPTDAAEQLALVKAQIERLFGDSVSVPIETRAGYPPAVISAYADTHESALLIVGIGRPRVLDRLSGDESALRLVRLSRTPVLVVAEGRATPPRRVIVGMDFTPTSVEAATLARELAAPDAGIVLAHVGTPDGRAMPELGMRRMVETLQTGFCGRITSRMLRGDPATELLSLASEWSADALAIGMHGHGALDRVAIGPVAMRVVRCANCSVIVTPRARVRANPDG; from the coding sequence ATGACCGCATTCGTCAACGCAGCACCACGCGTACAGTATCATGGGCTCGGCGAGGGATGGCCGCACGGCATTCTCGTCGCGAGCGACGGTCGCACGCCTGCCGACGCCGCGCTCCGCGCGGCGCGCCATCTCGCTCCGATGGGTTCGTTCGGAGTGCTCTCGGTGATTCCAAGCAACACGTCGACGACGCCGTTCGACGCGCGCGTCGATCCCACTGATGCGGCAGAGCAGCTGGCACTGGTGAAGGCGCAGATTGAGCGCCTGTTCGGCGACTCGGTGAGCGTGCCGATCGAGACGCGCGCCGGCTACCCACCGGCCGTCATCTCCGCGTATGCCGACACGCACGAATCGGCGCTGCTGATCGTCGGCATCGGCCGACCCCGTGTGCTCGATCGGTTGAGCGGCGACGAATCGGCGCTTCGTCTCGTGCGACTGAGTCGCACGCCGGTCCTTGTCGTCGCCGAAGGGCGCGCGACGCCGCCCCGTCGCGTCATCGTCGGCATGGACTTTACGCCGACGAGCGTGGAGGCGGCGACCCTTGCGCGCGAGCTCGCCGCGCCGGACGCCGGGATCGTGCTGGCCCACGTCGGCACGCCCGACGGACGCGCGATGCCCGAGTTGGGCATGCGGCGCATGGTGGAGACGCTGCAGACCGGATTCTGCGGTCGCATCACATCGCGGATGCTGCGCGGCGATCCGGCGACGGAGCTGCTCTCGCTCGCGAGTGAGTGGTCGGCGGACGCGCTCGCGATAGGCATGCACGGGCATGGGGCACTGGATCGCGTCGCGATCGGACCGGTGGCGATGCGCGTGGTGCGCTGCGCGAATTGTTCGGTGATCGTCACGCCGCGCGCGAGAGTCCGGGCAAATCCGGACGGCTGA